One Kitasatospora sp. MAP12-44 DNA segment encodes these proteins:
- a CDS encoding G1 family glutamic endopeptidase — translation MTGINCRKALTLATVAATLLTAALAASAPTAAAAARGGFPHFDHGVRADEFWAGYTETGDTFTSVSAQWRVPSLDCDSTPDSVVSPWVGLDGFDSDTVEQIGFDQDCSNGRVKYEPWVEMYPKHSVYFDETMEAGDHIAASVDVDGQDFTLTETDSTQGWSKTYHETGDYQLNSAEVILEDLGSGIQPVADFGALNFTDATANDQSLGDAGTPNSTDLTRSGTRLTANSQLDGDQFSIRWRHA, via the coding sequence ATGACCGGTATCAACTGCCGCAAGGCCCTGACCCTGGCCACCGTCGCGGCCACCCTGCTCACCGCGGCACTGGCCGCCTCCGCCCCGACCGCCGCTGCCGCGGCCCGAGGCGGGTTCCCGCACTTCGACCACGGGGTGCGCGCCGACGAGTTCTGGGCCGGCTACACCGAGACCGGTGACACGTTCACCTCGGTCAGCGCCCAGTGGAGGGTGCCGAGCCTGGACTGCGACTCCACCCCCGACAGCGTGGTCTCGCCCTGGGTCGGACTGGACGGCTTCGACTCCGACACCGTCGAACAGATCGGCTTCGACCAGGACTGCAGCAACGGCAGGGTGAAGTACGAGCCGTGGGTCGAGATGTACCCGAAGCACTCGGTCTACTTCGACGAGACCATGGAGGCCGGCGACCACATCGCGGCCTCCGTCGACGTCGACGGCCAGGACTTCACGCTCACCGAGACCGACAGCACCCAGGGCTGGTCGAAGACCTACCACGAGACCGGCGACTACCAGCTCAACTCCGCCGAGGTGATACTCGAGGACCTCGGCAGCGGCATCCAGCCGGTCGCCGACTTCGGAGCGTTGAACTTCACCGACGCCACCGCGAACGATCAGTCGCTCGGCGATGCCGGCACACCCAACTCCACCGACCTCACGCGCAGCGGCACCCGGCTGACCGCCAACTCCCAGCTCGACGGCGACCAGTTCAGCATCAGATGGCGGCACGCCTGA